From Linepithema humile isolate Giens D197 chromosome 8, Lhum_UNIL_v1.0, whole genome shotgun sequence, one genomic window encodes:
- the LOC105673472 gene encoding piggyBac transposable element-derived protein 4 gives IVAEPGPLWERSHHCGRLLQSRRRGWPATVLRGVNGFKWSTQCLSRFPGRLSDSVPVFIPGPININASTIEEYWDLLINNEMIELIVEHTNKKIEDVCAKDMAADKDMQTYHHLTDVAEMRAYLGMLYYSGLWKQSSLNYERLWDRSNGTTVYRCVMSRTRFMFLSTCLRFDEKNIRDNADKFAPICKLWNSFINNCQQYYKPHNNCTVDEQLLGFRGRCSFRMYIKSKPDKYGLKIISLNDASTSYMYNAMPYVGKTTTPVNEFVVEYFFREITPIHGSGRNITCDNWFTSILRIQRMLEAPINLRITGTIRKNKREISQEMKVAEKQTPVAKYCFTKNLTLLSYSPKKNKVVLLLTSYMHGSTQEIDGKSEIIDYHC, from the coding sequence ATTGtagcggagccgggaccgctgtgggaaagatcGCATCACTGCGGGAGACTATTGCAGTCTCGGAGACGTGGTTGGCCGGCAACAGTTTTGAGGGGCGTCAACGGTTTCAAGTGGTCAACACAATGCTTGTCCCGTTTTCCAGGCCGGCTCAGCGACAGTGTACCAGTTTTTATTCCTGGGCCAATCAACATCAACGCCTCGACGATCGAGGAATATTGGGATTTGCTGATAAACAATGAAATGATTGAATTGATTGTTGagcatacaaataaaaaaattgaagatgtCTGTGCTAAGGATATGGCTGCTGACAAAGACATGCAGACTTACCATCACTTGACTGATGTTGCGGAAATGAGAGCATATTTGGGAATGCTCTATTACAGCGGACTATGGAAACAGTCGTCACTCAATTATGAGCGGCTCTGGGACAGAAGCAACGGTACGACTGTGTACAGATGCGTTATGTCTCGAACAAGATTTATGTTTCTGTCGACATGTCTGCGATttgacgaaaaaaatattagagataATGCAGACAAATTCGCTCcaatttgcaaattatggAACAGCTTTATAAACAATTGCCAGCAGTATTATAAACCCCACAATAACTGCACTGTCGACGAGCAGCTTCTCGGTTTTCGAGGCAGATGCTCGTTCCGCATGTACATCAAGTCGAAGCCCGATAAATATGGCTTGAAAATAATCAGCTTGAACGACGCATCTACATCTTATATGTACAACGCTATGCCTTATGTAGGGAAAACGACGACGCCTGTTAATGAGTTTGTTGTTGAGTATTTTTTCAGAGAAATAACACCGATTCACGGCTCTGGGCGCAACATTACTTGCGACAATTGGTTCACCTCTATTCTACGTATTCAACGGATGCTTGAGGCACCTATAAATTTACGCATCACTGGAACGATACGCAAGAACAAGCGCGAAATTTCTCAAGAGATGAAAGTTGCTGAGAAACAAACTCCGGTAGCCAAGTactgttttacaaaaaatctcACGCTGCTGTCATACAGTCCCAAAAAAAATAAGGTTGTGTTATTACTAACCTCTTATATGCACGGTAGTACCCAGGAAATTGATGGAAAATCcgaaattattgattatcacTGTTAG